One genomic segment of Myxocyprinus asiaticus isolate MX2 ecotype Aquarium Trade chromosome 14, UBuf_Myxa_2, whole genome shotgun sequence includes these proteins:
- the snn gene encoding stannin → MSIMDHSPTTGVVTIIVILIAVAALGALILGCWCYLRLQRIGQSEDEESIVGEGETKEPFLLVQYSAKGPRVEHKTKLTPNGTESHT, encoded by the coding sequence ATGTCTATCATGGATCATAGCCCCACCACTGGAGTTGTGACAATCATTGTAATACTCATTGCCGTTGCTGCACTAGGGGCGTTAATTCTTGGCTGTTGGTGCTACTTGCGACTGCAGCGTATCGGCCAGTCTGAAGATGAAGAAAGCATTGTCGGTGAAGGTGAAACCAAGGAGCCCTTCTTGCTGGTACAGTATTCAGCCAAGGGCCCACGGGTGGAGCACAAGACCAAGCTCACCCCTAACGGCACAGAGAGCCACACCTAA
- the LOC127452082 gene encoding lipopolysaccharide-induced tumor necrosis factor-alpha factor homolog, giving the protein MASAPPLETTTLVGHPPSYEDTTGTSPNYPPGGPMPYPPVDTKASLPPYPTQADGQMYPAPPQTQPVTTSPVAMQTVYMQSGLGFGAVPVQAYCPVCTQNAVTHLHYISGALAWLSCAGLAIFGCICGCCLIPFCVDSLKDVTHHCPNCNYVLGVHKRI; this is encoded by the exons ATGGCAAGCGCACCCCCATTGGAGACAACAACACTTGTGGGACATCCACCATCCTATGAGGACACAACAGGTACAAGCCCGAACTACCCACCAGGAGGTCCGATGCCCTATCCTCCTGTTGATACAAAGGCATCTCTGCCTCCATATCCAACACAAGCCGATGGCCAGATGTATCCAGCACCCCCACAAACTCAACCTGTCACCACCAGTCCTG TGGCCATGCAGACTGTATACATGCAGTCTGGTCTGGGGTTTGGAGCTGTTCCGGTGCAGGCATACTGCCCAGTATGCACACAAAATGCGGTAACTCACCTGCACTACATATCAGGAGCATTAGCCTGGCTCTCTTGTGCAGGCCTGGCCATTTTTGG TTGCATCTGTGGTTGTTGCCTGATTCCCTTCTGTGTGGACAGTTTGAAGGATGTTACACACCACTGTCCAAACTGTAACTACGTTTTAGGAGTCCACAAGAGAATCTAA
- the rmi2 gene encoding recQ-mediated genome instability protein 2 yields MIGASFLSGDKTRNPPVKVLSSQLREGKECQTPHGKSEYVIRRLGSSTATSLQVSVVWMQGTVVEVQSDLNTVLILDETGNFLVSGVNNVPKGKPCLSPGKYVMVMGVIQSHSPEPVLRAVKMADLSENASIHRRNWIFEVEDLQQTLP; encoded by the exons ATGATCGGCGCAAGTTTTTTGAGTGGAGATAAAACACGAAATCCACCTGTAAAAGTGTTATCAAGTCAGTTGCGTGAGGGGAAAGAGTGTCAAACACCACATGGGAAATCAGAGTATGTTATTAGAAGACTTGGATCAAGCACAGCGACCTCATTACAGGTGTCAGTAGTCTGGATGCAGGGGACTGTGGTGGAGGTCCAGTCTGATCTCAACACCGTTCTGATTCTGGACGAAACCGGCAACTTTCTCGTCAGTGGTGTTAACAACGTGCCAAAAGGAAAACCCTGCCTTAGTCCTG GAAAATATGTCATGGTTATGGGGGTCATCCAGTCTCATAGTCCAGAGCCAGTACTGCGTGCAGTGAAGATGGCAGATCTATCTGAAAATGCATCGATTCACAGGAGAAACTGGATATTTGAAGTGGAAGACCTCCAGCAGACATTACCATAA